TTGCTTACACGGAAGCCGCAAGGGATGGGCTTAAGAAGCAGTTCGAGGAGCACTCGATCGAACGCGAGTATAGCGCGATCATCGAGGGTACTCTGGCAGAAAAGAAGGGCGTGTGGAAGAGCTACCTCAAGGAAGATAGCAACTTCTTCGTTAGAAGCACGCACTCGGAAGATGAGGGAAAACTTAGCGTAACCCACTACGAAGTGGTGCAAGAGGCAAAAGGGCGTAGCCTCATGCGTTTTCGCTTGGAAACGGGGCGAAAGAACCAGATCCGCGTTCACTGCAAAGAGGCGGGGCACCCCATTGCGGGGGACAAGAAGTATGGGGCAACGACCAACCCCGCAAAAAGGCTCTGTCTCCATGCCTGCAAACTAGGCTTTATCCACCCTATTACCAAACAGTCTCACAGCTTCTCAATCCCTCTCCCAGACGCTTTCTTTAAGCTTTTTAAGTAGTTAATAATTAACAGCTTAATGTATCAAAATATTTATTGAATCTTTATATAATAAAGTATATAATAAATATTATAATAACGTAGGAGTGTATAATAATATGGTAACCAGAACCCCCCATGAATCTTCGATCCATGTGCCTTATTCCAAATTTTCCCCATTCTATGGGCAGGATCCGATCCAGAATGATCCCTATCCGATTTCCCCAGTGATTCAAGCGATCTACAATGACATCACGGCGATAGAGAAAGTTCTAAATCAGATACCAGATAACTACAAAAACGACCCGAACTGGTATGATCACTTCTTTAGTCCCCAAGGTCTTGGAACGCAGCTTAAAAACCTTGAAATTAAGCTTGTGACAGATGTAACTAACGCATGGTATTCCACTCCAGCTCCATGGAACTTCGCGAAGGAGAACCAGCTCATGACAGATTTGCAAATGACAGCAGCAGGAGGCCTACAAGCCTTTGTTGATGCCACTAATGCTATTCACAATGTGAAGAGTCAAGATGATATGAATAAAGCGGTAGCTGCTCTTCAGGCAGATCTTGATCAGTTCACTGCTGACTTAATGAACCCTTAAGATTTTAACAAAGGGTTTTTTAGAGGTAAACGCCATGTGCAAAACACATGGCGTTTTTTTATTCTAAGAAAACTTCTTTTTGGTGAGGATCTTCTCGCCTTCAGAGCGGGCTACGAGCGCTGCGCAGCAGCTGTCGCTGAAGACGTTGACGGTAGTGCGGCACATGTCTAAGAGTCTGTCTACTGCGATGAAGAGGCCTATCGCTTCTGCTGGAAGGCCTAGAGCCTTTAAAATCACAATCACTGCAACGAGGCTTCCAGCGGGGATTCCCGCTACACCCATCGAGGTGATGAGGGCGAGGGAGACGACGATAAACTGGGTTGCTATCGAGATCTCAATGCCATAGACCTGAGCCACAAACATCGCAGCGACGCACTCGTAGAGGGCCGAGCCTGCGAGGTTTAGTGAGATACCAAGCGGCAACACAAGGCTGCAGATCTTGTTTGAGATGCCCGCGCGCTTCTCTGCGCAATCAAGTGTTACAGGAAGAGAGGCTGATGATGAGCTAGTTGAAAAAGCAGTAACTAGCGCTGGAGCCATGGCGCGGAAGTGAGAGAGGGGGCTTACTCTTCCGATAAACTTTAGCACAAGTGGAAGCACGACAAACATGAAGAAGCCGAGCGCTAGCACGACTGTAACGAAGAAAAGTGTCAGCGACTTCAGTGATTCTAACCCCGTGGTGGCAAACACCTTCGCGACCAGGCAGAAGACTCCAAAAGGAAGGACCTTCATCACAAGATGTGTGACGTAGATCATCGCTTGGAAAACACCCTGCCAGAAGCTGAGTAGTGTTGTGGCGTGCGCATCGATTTTTGAAAGCGCATAGCCGAATAAGATTGAGAAGAAGATGATGCCAAGCATGTTACTCTTGCCAAATGCATCGACGATATTGGAGGGGATGATCTGATGGAAAATATCAACGACAGTGTTGACTTTTCCAGCAGCGAGATGCGCGTTGCTTGTCGAGTATTCAAGCGCCTGTTTTGCCATAGCCTCTGAGAGGCCATCTGTGCCCGGCTTAATCATATTCACGAAGAGAAGCCCAGTTAAAACAGCGAGAAAAGTTGTCGAGACGTAGAAGCCAAATGT
Above is a genomic segment from Chlamydiales bacterium containing:
- a CDS encoding RluA family pseudouridine synthase, whose product is MKITITEEISLLELLKKQFPDSSNNTLKSWVEKERITVDGRVAKKSNQIVRVGETVEMGQKAHFINYDVRIFHEDAHLVVIYKPEGLLSVDTDTDATISAHEILKRRAPSPKVYPVQRLDRETSGIMVFAYTEAARDGLKKQFEEHSIEREYSAIIEGTLAEKKGVWKSYLKEDSNFFVRSTHSEDEGKLSVTHYEVVQEAKGRSLMRFRLETGRKNQIRVHCKEAGHPIAGDKKYGATTNPAKRLCLHACKLGFIHPITKQSHSFSIPLPDAFFKLFK
- a CDS encoding dicarboxylate/amino acid:cation symporter; protein product: MTKKTKKTPWVVFAAIALGMIIGPLTGTTAGVFGISFYSMYDLFGTLFIKALTLIVVPLVASSIISGIARMGSDKTFGRLGLKTFGFYVSTTFLAVLTGLLFVNMIKPGTDGLSEAMAKQALEYSTSNAHLAAGKVNTVVDIFHQIIPSNIVDAFGKSNMLGIIFFSILFGYALSKIDAHATTLLSFWQGVFQAMIYVTHLVMKVLPFGVFCLVAKVFATTGLESLKSLTLFFVTVVLALGFFMFVVLPLVLKFIGRVSPLSHFRAMAPALVTAFSTSSSSASLPVTLDCAEKRAGISNKICSLVLPLGISLNLAGSALYECVAAMFVAQVYGIEISIATQFIVVSLALITSMGVAGIPAGSLVAVIVILKALGLPAEAIGLFIAVDRLLDMCRTTVNVFSDSCCAALVARSEGEKILTKKKFS